Proteins found in one Brachyspira murdochii DSM 12563 genomic segment:
- a CDS encoding PepSY-like domain-containing protein, producing MTTIKKSLSILFVLAICTGSLFAQYNGYYDNQQGGQGYQNPYGQPQVQPDPQNNYQDPYAQQQGQNNAQYGYGVQLSSIPQNAQNFIKQHFANVKVTFIERDWDDIEVYLENGTQIDFFPNGDWKEVKCYGNMPSTILPANVMNTVKRTYPNAAIIKIEKQFTTFEIKLNNMMELYIDSNGQLLGQKWDD from the coding sequence ATGACTACAATAAAAAAATCATTATCAATACTTTTTGTTTTAGCAATATGTACAGGCTCATTATTTGCTCAATATAATGGATACTATGATAATCAGCAGGGAGGTCAGGGATATCAAAACCCTTATGGTCAGCCTCAGGTACAGCCGGACCCTCAAAATAATTATCAAGACCCTTATGCTCAGCAGCAAGGTCAAAATAATGCACAATATGGATACGGGGTTCAATTATCATCTATACCTCAGAATGCTCAAAACTTTATAAAACAGCATTTTGCTAATGTAAAAGTAACTTTTATAGAAAGAGATTGGGACGATATTGAAGTATATTTAGAAAACGGAACACAAATAGATTTCTTCCCTAACGGCGATTGGAAAGAAGTTAAATGCTATGGAAACATGCCTTCTACTATACTTCCAGCTAATGTTATGAATACAGTAAAAAGAACTTATCCTAATGCAGCAATTATAAAAATAGAAAAACAGTTTACTACATTTGAAATAAAATTAAATAATATGATGGAATTATACATAGATAGTAACGGACAGTTATTAGGTCAGAAATGGGACGATTAA
- a CDS encoding M55 family metallopeptidase, producing MKVFISADIEGITTTTQWPDTDAGSLTYKEHTLQMTKEVNAACEGAIAAGAKEIFVKDAHDSAMNIDQTALPECVKIHRRWSGDPYSMVEGIDESFDAAMFIGYHNAASIGNNPLSHTMNNRNVYVKLNEVLASEFMFFSYAAAYRKVPTVFLSGDKGLCEEAMKMNPNHPNLITLPVKEGIGYSTINYSPNLMVKMIKEKTKEALSQDFKGKLLKLPNHFKLEVCYKEHGYAHKVSFYPNAKKINDTTVVFENNDYYEILRALKFIL from the coding sequence ATGAAAGTTTTTATTAGTGCGGATATTGAGGGAATTACTACAACTACACAATGGCCAGATACGGATGCAGGAAGTTTAACTTATAAAGAGCATACTCTGCAAATGACTAAAGAAGTTAATGCAGCATGCGAAGGAGCTATAGCGGCAGGAGCTAAAGAAATATTTGTAAAAGATGCACATGACTCTGCTATGAATATAGATCAAACAGCTTTGCCGGAATGCGTAAAGATACATAGAAGATGGAGCGGAGATCCTTATTCTATGGTAGAAGGTATTGATGAGAGCTTTGATGCGGCTATGTTTATAGGGTATCATAATGCAGCTTCTATTGGAAATAATCCTCTTTCGCATACTATGAATAATAGAAATGTATATGTGAAACTTAATGAAGTTTTGGCAAGCGAGTTTATGTTTTTTAGTTATGCTGCAGCTTATAGGAAAGTTCCTACAGTATTTTTGTCTGGCGATAAAGGATTATGTGAAGAAGCTATGAAGATGAATCCTAATCACCCCAATTTAATAACACTTCCTGTAAAAGAGGGTATAGGATATTCTACTATTAATTATTCTCCAAATTTAATGGTAAAAATGATTAAAGAAAAGACTAAAGAAGCATTAAGTCAGGATTTTAAGGGCAAATTATTAAAACTTCCTAATCATTTTAAACTTGAAGTTTGCTATAAAGAACATGGATATGCTCATAAAGTATCATTCTATCCTAATGCTAAAAAAATTAATGATACCACTGTAGTTTTTGAAAATAATGACTATTATGAGATATTAAGAGCCTTGAAATTTATATTATAA
- a CDS encoding RNA ligase, whose translation MKVLIITVGAQGSGKTYTIKKAKLENYSVSSDSLRILYSGIFPDGENGLSISEKDNSYIWNNLILSILENRFRLGLFTILDSTGLFNLKSITELAKKYGYRIAAVLFDNVSLKECIDNVRNREVGNNISEEVIKDFFMRMKDFKLSGANIYKASDYDSAETALLEASKWDSFYLNEKEFEKYDNIKVIPDLHGEYDVFKKFLKKENYFKDEKIAYIFAGDLIDRGSKSKELIDYFLNNDIGSNVYFIEGNHDVNLNFFANDIKVTSQEFYKTTYREIKQSFTSIRQSKDDNNNVIEEKILNEIELNNYKKKIRSFYKRFRLYYFFTFKGKKFFVNHSGIDKMYEHIPASLLNGIVTYGYNYDEDKYKSYIEAGNRFKENHNDIIQIFGHRNVLQSELEDNLCKINDNAYCIENSVEYGEDLIILNLNDLSVEHYQNDKKIDDLFDTENNNLVRFKYYDTVYSTNFSESVFYKRLWNEQTIKARGLYRYNDTKEIAGRSYNKFFNYDEVNETKLKSLEKNIKFPVSVYKKYNGYLFLVFLDKIRDELIFATKSSINTKMTSWAESLLTEENKNFIKEYCKKNNTTFVFECIHLKDSSHPIVYDKSLLVLLDIIYNEESFRKLSYEELSDKEISSQFQIKERIEIFEKPDDNISRDEYNNYIKKMFYKYIDDFSIDYEGVVFEDDNGFMVKVKCPFYIIKKALRSEAMRLNRLSHSLNIHYPNQHVIFTGNKIFNKYKRENKLKEWRSLTIDEVLKSYNEVLDELK comes from the coding sequence TTGAAAGTATTAATTATAACAGTAGGAGCTCAGGGAAGCGGTAAAACTTACACAATAAAAAAAGCTAAACTTGAAAATTACAGTGTAAGTTCTGATAGTTTAAGAATATTATATTCAGGTATTTTTCCAGATGGAGAAAATGGGCTTTCTATTTCTGAAAAAGACAATTCTTATATTTGGAATAATTTAATATTAAGCATATTAGAAAATAGATTTCGTTTGGGGCTATTTACTATATTAGACAGTACTGGGCTTTTTAATTTGAAGAGTATTACAGAGCTTGCCAAAAAATACGGATACAGAATAGCTGCTGTTTTATTTGATAATGTATCTCTTAAAGAATGCATTGATAATGTAAGAAATAGAGAAGTTGGAAATAATATATCAGAAGAAGTTATAAAAGACTTTTTTATGCGTATGAAAGATTTTAAATTGTCTGGAGCTAATATTTATAAGGCTTCGGATTATGACAGTGCTGAAACTGCATTGCTTGAGGCTTCAAAATGGGACAGTTTTTATTTAAATGAAAAAGAGTTTGAAAAATATGATAATATAAAAGTAATACCAGATTTGCATGGCGAATATGATGTATTTAAAAAATTTTTAAAAAAAGAGAATTATTTTAAAGATGAGAAAATAGCTTATATATTTGCAGGCGATTTGATAGACAGAGGAAGTAAATCAAAAGAATTGATTGATTATTTCCTTAATAATGATATAGGAAGTAATGTTTATTTTATAGAAGGCAATCATGATGTGAACTTAAATTTCTTTGCTAATGATATAAAAGTTACAAGTCAGGAGTTTTATAAAACTACTTATAGAGAGATAAAGCAATCATTTACAAGTATAAGGCAATCAAAAGATGATAATAATAATGTTATAGAAGAGAAAATATTAAATGAAATAGAATTAAATAATTACAAAAAGAAAATAAGAAGTTTTTATAAGAGATTCAGACTTTATTATTTCTTCACTTTTAAAGGCAAGAAATTTTTTGTTAATCATTCAGGTATAGATAAAATGTACGAGCATATACCAGCTTCTCTTTTAAATGGAATTGTAACATATGGATATAATTATGATGAAGACAAGTATAAATCTTACATAGAAGCAGGAAACAGATTTAAAGAAAATCACAATGATATTATTCAGATATTCGGTCATAGAAATGTACTTCAAAGTGAATTAGAAGATAATTTATGCAAAATAAATGATAATGCCTATTGTATAGAAAACTCTGTTGAGTATGGGGAGGATTTGATAATTTTGAATTTGAATGATTTATCTGTAGAGCATTATCAAAATGATAAAAAGATAGATGATTTATTTGATACAGAAAATAATAATCTTGTACGCTTTAAATATTATGATACAGTTTATTCAACTAATTTTTCAGAGAGTGTGTTTTATAAAAGATTATGGAATGAACAGACTATTAAAGCAAGAGGATTATACAGATATAATGATACTAAAGAAATAGCAGGAAGAAGCTATAATAAATTTTTTAATTATGATGAAGTTAATGAAACTAAATTAAAAAGTTTAGAGAAAAATATAAAGTTTCCAGTAAGCGTATACAAAAAATATAACGGATATTTATTTTTGGTATTTTTGGATAAAATAAGAGATGAGTTAATATTTGCTACAAAAAGTTCTATCAATACAAAGATGACCTCTTGGGCAGAAAGTTTATTAACTGAAGAAAACAAAAACTTTATAAAAGAATACTGTAAAAAAAATAATACCACATTTGTATTTGAATGCATACACTTAAAAGATTCTTCCCACCCTATTGTTTATGATAAATCTTTATTGGTTTTACTTGATATTATATACAATGAAGAGAGTTTTAGAAAATTATCCTATGAAGAGTTATCAGATAAAGAAATATCATCGCAGTTTCAAATAAAAGAGAGAATAGAAATATTTGAAAAACCAGATGATAATATTTCAAGAGATGAATATAATAATTATATAAAAAAAATGTTTTATAAATATATTGATGATTTTTCTATAGACTATGAGGGTGTGGTATTTGAAGATGATAATGGATTTATGGTAAAAGTAAAATGTCCTTTTTATATTATTAAGAAGGCATTAAGATCAGAGGCTATGCGTTTAAATAGATTAAGTCATTCATTAAATATTCATTATCCTAATCAGCATGTTATTTTTACTGGAAATAAAATATTTAATAAATATAAAAGAGAAAATAAATTAAAAGAATGGAGAAGTCTTACTATAGATGAAGTATTAAAAAGTTATAATGAAGTTTTAGATGAGCTTAAATAA
- a CDS encoding XRE family transcriptional regulator, with translation MKVKINNEVLKWARESVNLSIDDVVDKIKMKTFTKDDLVKFENGEQLPDLNLTKKLAKLYGISFAVLYMTSIPKNIQPKINDFRQLDTKLSINAIFLMRKLIEHQEWVKSYLISNNAKELDFVGIISINTNIKDTIYKIKNALNIEINFNKDSKYNFDNIKELLENNNIFVSVGNSYNFNYRSSVEVKEIRGFAIADKIAPFIFVNSSDTDNAKLFTLIHELVHIFIGETGISNATFTDINKQNKIERYCNKVASEILIPKNIFNEYWTNFISGNIEEKISFISSKLPVSKLSILVKAKSFGYIEEDIFNQLFNKFSNVKFQNKILNGQPDPYYIKRNLNTKKFSNYVLDAYCDNNITLKDTCNLLSIKPYKLEKYIKRIQ, from the coding sequence ATGAAAGTAAAAATAAATAATGAAGTTTTAAAATGGGCAAGAGAAAGTGTAAATTTATCAATTGATGATGTTGTTGATAAAATTAAAATGAAAACTTTTACCAAAGATGATTTAGTAAAGTTTGAAAATGGTGAACAGTTGCCTGATTTAAATCTTACAAAAAAATTAGCTAAGTTATACGGTATTTCATTTGCCGTTTTATATATGACATCTATTCCTAAGAATATTCAACCTAAAATTAATGATTTTAGGCAATTAGATACTAAATTATCAATAAATGCCATATTTTTAATGAGAAAATTAATTGAGCATCAGGAATGGGTTAAAAGTTATTTAATTTCAAATAATGCAAAAGAATTAGATTTTGTTGGTATAATTTCTATAAATACTAATATAAAAGATACTATATATAAAATTAAAAATGCATTAAATATAGAAATAAATTTTAATAAAGATAGTAAGTATAATTTTGATAATATTAAAGAATTATTAGAAAATAATAATATTTTTGTATCTGTAGGTAATTCTTATAACTTTAATTATCGTTCTTCTGTAGAAGTTAAAGAAATAAGGGGATTTGCTATAGCTGATAAAATAGCTCCATTTATATTTGTAAATTCTTCCGATACAGATAATGCTAAGTTATTTACTCTAATTCATGAATTGGTTCATATTTTTATTGGAGAAACAGGAATCTCTAATGCAACATTTACTGATATAAATAAGCAAAATAAAATAGAGAGATATTGTAATAAAGTAGCTTCTGAAATTTTGATTCCTAAAAATATATTTAATGAATATTGGACTAATTTTATTAGTGGAAATATAGAAGAAAAAATATCTTTCATTTCTTCAAAATTACCTGTAAGCAAATTATCTATTTTGGTAAAAGCAAAATCTTTTGGATATATAGAAGAAGATATATTTAATCAATTATTTAATAAATTTTCAAATGTTAAATTTCAGAATAAAATATTGAATGGACAACCAGATCCTTATTATATAAAAAGAAATTTAAATACTAAAAAATTTAGCAATTATGTATTAGATGCTTATTGTGATAATAATATTACTTTAAAAGATACCTGCAATTTATTATCTATTAAGCCATATAAATTAGAAAAATATATTAAAAGGATACAATAA
- a CDS encoding ATP-dependent nuclease — translation MIKNFEIHDYRQFKNAKFDDFSNINLFVGENDTGKTTILKFLYCISQELKNIVNANIRTCNIFKYINNIYTFNNFKFGVSYKPTYKLKKLYLYDEKTIHFNASLLNSKDEIITSDDNINNYNYDYKPLFIPAKEILSIMNAILYLKNQNIESGFDDSYTDIIYEILARKNIDERELLSVFKNKYDFYNGNIQIDKNTNMINYHKNDGNIYNINITAEGIKKLGIFEVLHNTGNLTKKSILFIDEPENSLHPKMVRELMRFLYDISKEGVQIFIASHNSFVLNQLSNIAIKNNYPINVYFFIKENNYTKIDGAYDLSKNCAELK, via the coding sequence ATGATAAAGAATTTTGAAATTCATGATTACAGACAATTTAAAAATGCAAAGTTTGATGATTTTTCTAATATAAATTTATTTGTAGGAGAGAATGATACAGGAAAAACTACAATATTAAAATTTTTATATTGTATAAGTCAAGAATTAAAAAACATCGTAAATGCAAATATTAGAACATGCAATATCTTTAAATACATTAATAATATATATACATTTAATAATTTTAAATTTGGAGTTAGTTATAAACCAACATATAAACTAAAAAAACTTTATTTGTATGATGAAAAAACTATCCATTTTAATGCGTCTCTTTTAAATAGCAAAGATGAAATTATAACTTCTGATGATAATATTAATAATTATAATTATGACTATAAACCTTTATTTATACCTGCTAAAGAAATTTTATCTATTATGAATGCTATTCTTTATTTAAAAAATCAAAATATAGAAAGCGGATTTGATGATTCATATACTGATATAATTTATGAAATACTTGCAAGAAAAAATATTGATGAAAGAGAATTATTAAGCGTATTTAAAAATAAGTATGATTTCTATAATGGTAATATACAAATAGATAAAAATACTAATATGATTAATTATCATAAAAATGACGGAAATATTTATAATATTAATATAACTGCTGAAGGAATAAAAAAGCTAGGAATATTTGAAGTTCTTCATAATACTGGAAATCTAACAAAGAAAAGTATTTTATTTATTGATGAACCAGAAAACAGTCTGCATCCTAAAATGGTTCGTGAGCTTATGAGATTTTTGTATGATATTTCAAAAGAAGGAGTACAGATATTTATAGCTAGTCATAATTCATTTGTTTTAAATCAGCTTAGCAATATTGCCATAAAAAATAATTATCCTATAAATGTATATTTTTTTATAAAAGAAAATAATTATACAAAAATAGACGGAGCTTATGATTTATCAAAAAACTGTGCTGAATTAAAATGA
- a CDS encoding aspartate-semialdehyde dehydrogenase, translating to MKKVNLCLLGASGAVGQEMLKVLEERKFPINELRLLGNREAGKKVVFNKKEYTIEKVTKDSFNNMDITLVAVGADLSKKLSPEAVKAGSIVVDNSSAFRMDKNVPLVVPEVNPDDVKLHKGIISNPNCSTIIALVALAPLHKFGKIKRIIASTYQAVSGAGKEGMEELEQQLQDYVAGNKLKNSTFKYQILHNLIPQIDSFDKNGYTKEELKMTNEGRKILHAPEMQISCTCVRVPVIRSHSEAITIETEKKITVKKARDLLSKAKGVKVVDDPEKFRYPMPLDTSDQDDIFVGRIREDISAKNSLVLWCAGDQIRKGAATNAVQIAELLLPELEKKGEEAPAKKTAAKRTCVRKKATKK from the coding sequence ATGAAAAAAGTAAATTTATGTTTATTAGGAGCTTCTGGTGCTGTTGGTCAGGAAATGCTTAAAGTACTAGAAGAGAGAAAATTTCCAATTAATGAATTAAGATTGCTTGGAAACAGAGAGGCTGGGAAAAAAGTAGTATTCAATAAAAAAGAATACACTATAGAAAAAGTAACTAAAGATTCATTTAACAATATGGATATTACATTAGTTGCTGTAGGTGCTGATTTGAGCAAAAAACTTAGTCCTGAAGCAGTAAAGGCCGGAAGTATTGTTGTAGATAACAGCAGTGCTTTTAGAATGGATAAGAATGTTCCTTTGGTTGTTCCAGAGGTGAATCCTGATGATGTTAAATTACACAAAGGTATAATATCTAATCCTAACTGTTCTACAATAATAGCTTTAGTAGCTTTAGCTCCGCTTCATAAGTTTGGAAAAATTAAACGTATTATAGCTTCTACTTATCAGGCTGTTTCTGGTGCTGGTAAAGAAGGTATGGAAGAGTTAGAACAGCAATTGCAGGATTATGTTGCTGGAAACAAACTTAAAAACAGCACTTTTAAATATCAAATACTTCACAACTTAATTCCTCAAATAGATTCATTTGACAAAAATGGATACACTAAAGAAGAATTAAAAATGACTAATGAAGGAAGAAAAATACTTCATGCACCTGAGATGCAGATAAGCTGTACTTGTGTAAGAGTACCTGTTATAAGAAGTCATAGTGAAGCTATTACTATAGAAACAGAAAAGAAAATTACTGTAAAAAAAGCTAGAGATTTATTATCAAAAGCTAAAGGTGTTAAAGTAGTTGATGATCCAGAGAAGTTCAGATACCCTATGCCTTTAGATACATCTGACCAAGATGATATATTTGTAGGAAGAATAAGAGAAGACATCAGTGCTAAAAACTCATTAGTATTATGGTGTGCTGGAGACCAAATAAGAAAAGGGGCTGCTACGAATGCTGTTCAGATAGCAGAATTACTTTTACCTGAATTAGAAAAGAAAGGCGAAGAAGCTCCTGCTAAGAAAACTGCAGCAAAAAGAACTTGCGTAAGAAAAAAAGCAACAAAAAAATAA
- a CDS encoding class I SAM-dependent DNA methyltransferase — protein sequence MANLSWNEIKNRALDFQKKWQNEKRENAEKQTFYNEFFEVFGISRRRVASFEEPIKKLNNKQGFIDLFWKGVLLVEHKSLGKNLEEAKAQAFEYFEGLKESELPRYILVSDFNNFELFDLDENQEYKFEFKDFYKNIKLFGFIAGYQKRVYKDLEPANIKASELMGKLYDKLAKNNYKQHDLELFLVRVLFCLFADDTGIFKNEDFKYLIEDKTKEDGSDTGIWLHQLFEVLDTKIEDRQTNLDETLKEFPYINGSLFENTVRIPSFDKEMRDALIECCYFDWSNISPAIFGSLFQCVADKEKRRSFGEHYTSEKNIMKTISALFLDELREEFEKVKTNKNKLKEFHQKISKLKFLDPACGCGNFLIIAYREIRELEIDILTELYKEDLKDGVLSIDISNLSLIDVDNFYGIEINEFPAKIAEVALWLMDHLMNLKLSIKFGRAFERIPLKKSAVIKNENALIIDWKNIIDVKELSYILGNPPFVGARMKSKEQSEEMKKVFNNMKGYGDLDYVSAWYKKSAELIKGTKIKAAFVSTNSITQGTQVSILWENLIKECGVYIHFAHRTFEWNNEAKGKAHVYCVIIGFANFNIDKKRLFDYEDIKGEPHEIIAENINPYLIDFENIFIGSRNKSISEIPNIGIGNKPIDDGNYLFKEDEMIEFIKNEPNSEKYFYKWTGAKLFINSETDYVLLASKIPPNELKKMPLVMERIKKVKEFREKSSSKPTRDIAKYPTKFHIENFPENNYLLIPRVSSERRKYIPIGFMDKNTIAGDSCLIVPNAELYHFGVLTSIMHMVWTKYVCGKLESRYRYSKDIVYNNFPWPLSISEELKTSIEIRAKGVLSARAMFPDSSLADLYDPLTMPKVLIDAHSKLDLEVDKAYGVKKNELKNESERIKFLFKMYEKYIDNL from the coding sequence ATGGCTAATTTATCTTGGAATGAAATAAAAAACAGAGCTTTAGACTTTCAAAAAAAATGGCAGAATGAAAAAAGAGAGAATGCAGAAAAGCAGACTTTTTATAATGAGTTTTTTGAAGTTTTCGGAATAAGCAGGAGAAGAGTTGCTAGTTTTGAAGAACCTATAAAAAAATTAAATAATAAACAAGGATTTATAGATTTATTTTGGAAGGGTGTATTATTAGTTGAGCATAAATCATTAGGCAAAAACTTAGAAGAAGCAAAAGCACAGGCATTTGAATATTTTGAGGGATTAAAAGAAAGCGAACTTCCTAGATATATATTAGTTTCTGACTTTAATAATTTTGAACTTTTTGATTTAGATGAAAATCAAGAATACAAGTTTGAGTTTAAAGATTTTTATAAAAATATAAAATTATTCGGATTTATAGCGGGATATCAGAAAAGGGTTTATAAAGATTTAGAGCCTGCCAATATAAAGGCTTCAGAACTTATGGGAAAACTATATGATAAGCTTGCAAAAAACAATTATAAACAGCATGATTTAGAATTATTTTTGGTGAGGGTGCTTTTTTGTTTATTTGCTGATGATACAGGAATATTCAAAAATGAAGATTTTAAATATTTGATAGAAGATAAAACAAAAGAAGACGGAAGCGATACAGGAATATGGCTTCATCAATTATTTGAAGTGCTTGATACAAAAATAGAAGATAGACAAACTAATTTAGATGAAACATTAAAGGAGTTTCCTTATATTAATGGTTCTTTATTTGAAAATACTGTAAGGATACCTTCATTTGATAAAGAGATGAGAGATGCTTTGATTGAATGCTGTTATTTTGATTGGAGCAATATATCTCCTGCAATATTCGGATCGCTTTTTCAATGCGTTGCTGATAAAGAAAAAAGGAGAAGTTTCGGAGAGCATTATACAAGCGAAAAAAATATAATGAAAACTATAAGTGCATTATTTTTAGATGAATTAAGAGAAGAGTTTGAGAAAGTAAAGACAAATAAAAATAAATTAAAAGAGTTTCATCAGAAGATATCAAAATTAAAATTTTTAGATCCTGCATGCGGCTGCGGAAACTTCTTAATTATAGCATACCGAGAAATAAGAGAATTAGAAATAGATATATTAACAGAGCTTTATAAAGAAGATTTAAAAGACGGAGTATTATCTATAGACATTTCAAATTTATCTTTGATAGATGTTGATAATTTTTACGGCATAGAAATAAATGAATTTCCTGCTAAAATAGCGGAAGTGGCTTTATGGCTTATGGATCATTTGATGAATTTAAAACTTTCTATTAAATTCGGCAGAGCATTTGAAAGAATACCATTAAAAAAATCGGCAGTTATAAAAAATGAAAATGCTTTGATTATAGATTGGAAAAATATAATAGATGTAAAAGAACTTTCGTATATACTTGGAAATCCTCCTTTTGTTGGAGCTAGAATGAAGAGCAAAGAACAAAGCGAGGAGATGAAAAAAGTATTTAATAATATGAAAGGATACGGCGATTTAGACTATGTAAGTGCTTGGTATAAAAAGTCAGCTGAACTTATAAAGGGTACAAAAATAAAAGCTGCATTTGTTTCAACTAACTCTATAACGCAGGGTACACAGGTGAGCATATTATGGGAAAATCTTATAAAAGAATGCGGAGTTTATATACATTTTGCCCATAGAACTTTTGAATGGAATAATGAAGCTAAGGGCAAGGCACATGTTTACTGCGTAATAATAGGTTTTGCTAACTTTAATATTGATAAGAAAAGACTTTTTGACTATGAGGATATAAAGGGCGAACCTCATGAAATAATAGCTGAAAATATTAATCCTTATTTAATAGATTTTGAAAATATTTTTATAGGGAGCAGAAATAAAAGTATTTCAGAAATTCCTAATATAGGAATTGGTAATAAACCTATAGATGATGGTAATTATTTATTTAAAGAAGATGAAATGATAGAATTTATAAAAAATGAGCCTAATTCTGAAAAATATTTTTATAAATGGACAGGTGCTAAATTATTTATAAATAGTGAAACTGATTATGTCTTATTAGCCTCAAAAATACCGCCTAATGAATTGAAAAAAATGCCTTTGGTTATGGAGAGAATAAAAAAGGTGAAAGAATTTAGAGAAAAAAGCAGCAGCAAGCCAACAAGAGATATAGCAAAATATCCAACAAAATTTCATATAGAAAATTTTCCAGAAAATAATTATTTACTTATTCCTAGAGTTTCTTCTGAAAGGAGAAAATATATTCCTATAGGATTTATGGACAAAAATACTATAGCTGGGGATTCTTGTCTTATAGTACCAAATGCTGAACTTTATCATTTTGGGGTGCTTACTTCAATCATGCATATGGTTTGGACAAAATATGTATGCGGAAAATTAGAAAGCAGATACAGATATTCTAAAGATATAGTATACAACAATTTCCCTTGGCCGCTATCCATATCTGAAGAGCTTAAAACCAGCATAGAGATTAGGGCTAAAGGGGTGCTTAGTGCTAGGGCTATGTTTCCAGACTCTTCGCTTGCTGATCTTTATGATCCTTTGACTATGCCTAAAGTGTTGATTGATGCTCACAGCAAATTAGATTTAGAAGTTGATAAGGCGTACGGCGTCAAAAAAAATGAACTCAAAAATGAAAGTGAGAGGATTAAATTCCTATTCAAAATGTATGAAAAGTATATTGATAATTTATGA
- a CDS encoding NUDIX hydrolase yields MTEIWDVYNRNKQKTGRIHQRGLPLRKNEYHIVIHAWVVNSNDEVIMTKRHKSKKICPNKWECTEGSILTGESSIEGAIREIKEEIGLSFEKEEGIFLTSFILERSKTIIDAFMFRRDVKLENLILQENEVSEAMIVDREKYFEMCKNKKIVSSIRYFYDIYDKLK; encoded by the coding sequence ATGACAGAGATTTGGGACGTTTATAATAGAAACAAGCAAAAAACAGGACGCATTCATCAAAGGGGACTTCCTTTAAGAAAAAATGAATATCATATAGTTATACATGCTTGGGTGGTAAATAGTAATGATGAAGTTATAATGACTAAAAGGCACAAAAGTAAAAAAATATGTCCTAATAAATGGGAATGTACAGAAGGCTCTATACTTACTGGGGAAAGCAGTATTGAAGGAGCTATAAGAGAGATTAAAGAGGAGATTGGTTTGTCATTTGAAAAAGAAGAAGGTATATTTTTAACTTCTTTTATACTGGAGCGTTCAAAAACTATAATAGATGCCTTTATGTTTAGAAGAGATGTAAAATTAGAAAATTTAATTTTGCAGGAAAATGAAGTAAGTGAAGCTATGATAGTAGACAGAGAAAAATATTTTGAGATGTGCAAAAACAAAAAAATTGTATCTTCTATAAGATATTTTTATGATATTTATGATAAACTTAAATAA
- a CDS encoding DUF4411 family protein: protein MPYHYCLDSNFFIESWNVYYSPDVFIDFWDKLKNMAEDKICYITQEVFEELISGNNKKEDLLKEYIKNNKEIFVYKYNEEIEIIFIELIKDHDIIKLLDNKNNKNGADVLILAYAKYFDSTVVTRDSALINICKKHNIRYLLPHHFIRENNIKFIIQK from the coding sequence ATGCCGTATCATTATTGTTTGGATAGTAATTTTTTCATAGAATCATGGAATGTTTATTATTCTCCTGATGTATTTATTGATTTTTGGGATAAATTAAAAAATATGGCAGAGGATAAAATATGTTATATTACCCAAGAAGTTTTTGAGGAACTTATATCTGGAAATAATAAAAAAGAAGATTTATTAAAGGAATATATAAAAAATAATAAAGAAATTTTTGTATATAAATACAATGAAGAAATAGAAATTATATTTATTGAATTAATAAAAGATCATGACATTATAAAATTATTAGATAATAAGAACAATAAAAATGGAGCAGATGTATTAATATTGGCTTACGCTAAATATTTTGATTCAACAGTTGTAACTAGGGATAGTGCTTTAATAAATATCTGTAAAAAACATAATATTAGATACTTATTACCACATCATTTTATAAGAGAAAATAATATCAAATTTATAATACAAAAATAA